From Rhinolophus sinicus isolate RSC01 linkage group LG15, ASM3656204v1, whole genome shotgun sequence, the proteins below share one genomic window:
- the LOC109439791 gene encoding ankyrin repeat domain-containing protein 26 yields MRTLLLTKAPQNPSLSTAPRRPDLLPPCIGRLHDRFLPPGNPAPRGQLVILTSTPQTSNDGTLSNLRKAQAAAPENLDPLNEYNNISIRSQMELGSKGLESELSKVKTSQDSCAVELEKYKQAYLEERKRRISLVNKLTNADERPAEARTNLLAKEQRNQFLSTALRRPVLEPPCVGSLNTKLLRSGNPAPRENLVIPKSTAQASIDDSLEAYCTELWQKFEKELARGRQKDAAEFESKYNRTFPPLSIDDQLKKAKQEYVQILKEKYMI; encoded by the exons ATGAGAACCCTCCTTCTCACGAAGGCACCACAGAACCCTTCACTCAGCACCGCTCCTAGGAGGCCAGACCTGCTGCCACCTTGTATTGGAAGGCTACATGATCGGTTCTTACCTCCAGGAAACCCTGCTCCAAGAGGACAGTTGGTGATTCTTACGTCAACCCCACAGACTTCTAATGATGGCACGTTGAGCAACTTGAGGAAG GCACAAGCAGCTGCTCCAGAAAATTTGGACCCGTTAAATGAGTATAACAATATTTCTATCAGAAGTCAAATGGAACTCGGAAGTAAAGGTCTGGAGTCTGAACTCTCCAAAGTGAAAACTTCTCAAGATTCTTGTGCAGTAGAATTGGAAAAATATAAGCAGGCCTACCTGGAAGAACGAAAACGTAGAATATCACTGGTAAATAAACTAACCAA TGCTGATGAAAGGCCGGCAGAGGCCAGAACCAATCTCCTCGCAAAGGAACAGCGGAACCAGTTTCTCAGCACTGCTCTGAGGAGGCCAGTCCTGGAGCCACCTTGCGTTGGAAGTTTGAATACTAAGCTACTCCGCAGTGGAAATCCTGCTCCAAGAGAAAACTTGGTGATTCCGAAGTCAACCGCACAGGCTTCAATTGATGATAGCCTGGAGGCTTACTGTACCGAG TTGTGGCAGAAGTTCGAGAAAGAACTAGCTAGAGGTCGACAGAAAG atgCTGCTGAATTTGAATCTAAATACAATCGAACATTTCCTCCATTATCTATTGATGATCAACTTAAGAAGGCAAAACAAGAATATGtccaaattttgaaagaaaagtataTGATCTAA